GTGCAGGAACGCCTGCGCGAGGGCGTCGTGCAAATCATCCAGCAGGAGCGCGATCTCGACCGCCACATGCTCAACGGACGGCTCACGGCCTTTGTGTTGCTTGAGGATGTTCGCGTGGGCGATGTGATCGACTACGCCTCCTCGCGTCGCGGCGCCAATCCCGTCTTCGGCGGGAAATACATGGAGGATCTCAGCACCGGCTGGTCCGTGCCGGTGCGCCACCAACGCATCCGCATCATCGTGCCTTCGGATCGCCCCTTGACCCATAAACAGCTGGGCGACTCCGTGCTCATCCCCAGCTCCATCCGCAGCGGCAACGACACTATTCTCACATGGGAAGGCCGCGATTTGCCCGTGATCCAAGGCGAGGGCGAACTCCCGTCCTGGTATACACCGTATCCCTCGCTTCAACTCACCGAGTTTAAATCCTGGGCCGAAGTCGCCTCGTGGGCGGTCCCGCTCTACGCACTGCCCGATGTGGTGCCCGAATCCGTAGCCACCAAAGCCGCCGAACTCACCGAGGGCCTGTCCACCGCTGAGGACAAAACCATCGCGCTGCTCAACTTCGTTCAGCAGGAGATCCGTTATCTGGGCTTGGAACTCGGGCCCGGCACGCATCGCCCCACCGCGCCCGCCGACGTCCTCGCCCGGCGCTTCGGCGATTGCAAAGACAAGACGCTCCTCTTCTGCACGCTCATGCGCGCATCCGGCCTCAAGGCCTGGCCTGCATTGGTCAACACTGACTACCGCGACCACATCAAAGACTGGGTGCCTTCACCCTACGCCTTCGATCACGTCATCGCCTGCGTTTCTCGCGGTCAGGCGCTCTGGTGGGTCGATCCCACGCTCACCAATCAAAAGGGCGGCGCGCTCTACCGCGGACTTCCCGATTACCGGCTGTCACTCCCCGTCGACCGCAACACCGATGCGCTCGCCCCGATCACCCGGCCCGAACTCGCCCAGCGTCGCATGGAAATCGATGAACGCTTCGACGTCACCGCCTTTGACGCTCCCGCCCGCTTCAAGGTTGTCAGCCGTTACACCGGCCTCAGCGCGGACAGCATTCGCGCCTACTTCGCACGCACGTCCCTCGACGAGATCACCAAGGAATACGTCAACTACTACGCCACGGCCTACCCCGGCCTCACGAGCACGAAGCCCGTTTCGATCAGCGACCGAGCGGAGACCAACACCGTGACGATCGAGGAAAACTACAGCGTTCCCGACCTCTGGAAATCCGAGGACTCCGAGCCCAATATCCTCAAGGCCAATTTCTATCCACAAATCATTTCCGACTACGCTACCCAGCCTTCGACCCGCGTGCGCACGATGCCGCTCGGCATTTCGTATCCGGTGAACGTGCTGCTCACCACACGCATTCATCTGCATAAAGACTGGGAGGTTCCGCTCACCGAAAGCACCGTCACCGATCACGCGTTCCGCCTCACCGACAAGATGGTCGGCACCGGCCGGCTGGTCACGATCAACTATCGCTGGGAGTCGCTCGCCGACAACGTGCCCGCCGATAAAATCGCCTCGCACGTTTCCGCCATCAGCCGCGTGCGCGGCACGCTCGGCTACAACCTCACGCACAACAAAGCCATCGCCGCCGCCAACGCCAACACCGCCGGGACCTCCGATGTCGTCCCTCGCTTTCGTTTCAACTGGATGCCCATCGTGCTCATTCTGGTGACCTCGGTGGTCATGTTTTACGTCGGCCGTCACTTCTACGCATTGCCCGCATTGATGCCGCCTCCCGTGCCCGCTCCCGATGAAACCAACCTCGTCGGCCTCGGCGGCTGGCTCATTGTGGTCGCCTTGGGCGTCATCGGTCGGCCCATCTTCTGCATCGTTCAACTCATCCGCGAGTTTGGCGCCGTCTTCAACCTGGACACCTGGGAAGCGATCACCACGCCGGGCTCGGCAACCTATCAAGCCGCGTTCGGCCCGATCATCATCACGGAGGTCATCGGCAACACCCTGCTCATCACCGGCGGGCTCTGGCTCGCGGTGTTTTTCTTCAAACGCAAACGGGCTTTCCCCGGAGCGTTCATCGCCTTGATGGTTTTCATTCTACTCTTCCTCAGCGTCGATACCTGGGCCGTCGACACGCTGCTCAAATCCGACGAACCGGAAAAGACCAAGACCATCTCAGAAATCACCAAGGTGGTGATTCAATGCGCCATCTGGATTCCCTACATGCTCAAATCGCGGCGCGTAAAACTCACCTTTACCCGCTAAATCAATGCACTCGCTTTCCGCGCAACACGGAAAGCGCGGCGCTCAATTCAACTTCACGCGCATGCGGCTGAACTCATTGCACAGCGTGAAGATTTCCTTCGCGGAGGTGAGTTTCAACGCATCCTCGGCGAGCTTCTGGGAATCGCTGAGCTTCATGGAACGAATCAGGTATTTAACCGCCGGGATCAGCGGGGGCGTCATACTCAATTCATCGACTCCGAGTCCGAGCAACAGCGGCGCATAAACCGAATCACCGGCCATCTCGCCGCACACGCTGACCTTGATCTTGTTCTTGTGGGCTTCATCGACCACGAGCTTCAACATGCGAATCACCGCCGGATGCGTTGGCTCGTAGAGATGCGCGATCCGGTTGTTCACGCGGTCCACCGCGAGCAGGTATTGAATCAGGTCATTCGTCCCGATGCTGAAAAAATCGCAATCCTTCGCCAGCACGTCCGACGTGATGGCGGCGCTGGGGATCTCGATCATGGCGCCGACCTGCACCGCGGCATTGAAGGGGATTTTCTTGGCCTTCAGCTCTTCCTTGCACTCGGTGAGCATGACGTTCGCGCGCGTGAGTTCATCGCGCCCGCTGATCATCGGATACATCATCCGGATGTCACCGTGGGCGCTCGCGCGCAGGATGGCGCGCAACTGGTCTTTGAAAATTTCCGGATGATCCAGGCAGAACCGAATCGCGCGGTAGCCGAGGAAGGGATTGTCCTCCTTCGGGAAAAGGTGCGGGTGGCCCGCCATCGGTTTATCACCGCCGAGATCGAGCGTGCGAATGACGACCGGCGAGGGAGCGAGCGACTCGGCCACGGCTTTGTAAGCGTGAAACTGGTCTTCCTCGCTGGGGATGTGGCCCGCGTTGAGATAAAGAAACTCGGTGCGGAAAAGCCCCACGCCGTCTGCGAGGTATTCCTTCACCAGCGCACACTCGTCGACCTTTTCGATGTTGGCGCGCAGCGTGATCGTGACGCCGTCCAGCGTGGTGGCGGGACGACGGTTGGCCTCCATGAGGCGCTGCTCGAAGCCTTTCTTCTGAATCTGAATCTGTCCGTAACGGAAAAGCGTCTGCTGGGTCGGGTTGAGAATGACCAGGCCTTCGTAACCATCCACGAGCACCCAGTCGCCGGGCATCACTTGCTTCGTCAGGTCGCGCACGGCGACCACGGCGGGCACTTTCATCGAACGCGCCACAATCACCGCATGGCTCGTTTTGCTGCCGGAATCGGTGACGATCGCCAATGCCTGCGAGCTGTCGATACCGGCCGCGTCCGAGGGCGAGATGTCATTGGCGATGACCACGCGTTTTTCCACGAGCTGGCTGAGATTCTGGCTGGAGTGTCCGAGAAGATTCTGGAGAACGCGTTGCGCGACATCGCGGATGTCACCGGAACGCTCGCGCAGGTATTCATCATCGATCTCGGAGAACGCCTTGATGTAACGCTGCGAAACTTTGTTGAAGCAGGTCTCGATGTTTCGCCCGCTCGTCTCGAACTCGCGGATCGTTTCCGAAATCAGCGCCTGGTCTTCGAGGACGAGGAGATGTGCATCAAAAATCTGGGCTTCCTCGGGCCCGAGATTCTTGTCCACCTCGGACATGATCTTCTGGATCTGCTGGCGCGTAACCAAGATCGCGTGATCGAAGCGCGAGATCTCCTGCATGCGTTTCTCGGGCTCGACCTGATAGGCCGGCACTTCGACGTCGCTCTGCAGATACAAAAACGCCTGGCCATAAGCGATTCCCTGCGAGGCGGCGATGCCTTGCACCAGAGTCTCGGTTTTACCGCGTTTATCCGTGGACATTCAGAGTGTCCGTTTGGCCGGGGTTGGACTCGGGACGCACTACGATAACGGCTCCGCGTCGCGCAGCGTCAACTCGCTTTTGTTAATGAGTGCGTGGTTTTTCCACACAAGTCAGGCCAGACGCGTCTCCGTCACAAATGCCTCCGCGCCCCAAAGCTCCCGAATCCGGGCCGTGATTGCGGCGACCGGGGCGTTTTCCGGCAGAAAAGCAAAGCACGCGCTCCCGCTGCCACTCATACGCGGCGCCAGATCGAATTCCTCCCGCAAGCACTCCAATGCCACCGGCAGGGCAATATGTTTGGTGAACGCGGGCACTTCCATATTGTTAAACAACAACTCTTCGGCCGGCGCCGTAGCATCATCCATCCATGTCATCAACTGAGTCTCGGCCGCCACCGACGGCAGGTAACTGGCCGGCGCACCGGCCGCCAGTTGGCGGTAAGCCCAGACGGTGCTGATGCCAAACGCCGGCTTGAAGACCAACACGCGCCGTCCGCGCAACCGGTCGATCGCCTGCGGCGGCGGCACGCGCAACGACTCCCCTCGCCCGCGCATGATGACCGGCCCATCCTGCAAAAACAGCGGACAATCCGAGCCCAGCGTCGCGGCGACCGTCCCGAGTTCTTCCATCGTGAGCACGCCACCGGCCAGTTGATTCAACGCCAGCAGCGCCGTGGATGCATTGCTGCTGCCTCCACCCAAACCTGCTCCCATGGGAATGCGTTTCTGCAAAGAGAAATGCGCTCCACCCGTCCACGAGGCCGCCTCCGCGAAAGCCTGCGCCGCGCGCAGCACCAGATTCGTCCCGTCGATTTCCAAGGCCGGATCGTCACATTCGAGAGAGAATCCCGCCGGCCGCAGTTCGACCGTGAGCGTATCGCCGAACTCCAAAGGCGCCGCCACCGACACGAGGTCGTGAAAGCCGTCTGCCCTCCGCCCCGTGATCGCGAGGAAGAGGTTTAACTTGGCGGGACTGGATAAGACGAGCGTCACAAAATTGTGACCATAACCTTAACCGTGCGCGGGACCGATTCGAACGAATTTTCTTTCGATTGGCGGATATTAGCGTGGATTAGCACCTCAACATCATGCCTTGCGATCTCATCCTCGCCCTCGACGTCCCCACCCGTGAAGAAGCCGCGCCGATTCTCCGTCAGCTCCGTGGCGAACTGCGCTGGGTCAAGATCGGTCTTCAAATGTTCACCGCCTACGGTCCTGATTATGTGAAGGCCGTCGCCGATGAAGGTTTTAATATCTTTCTCGATCTTAAGCTCCACGACATCCCCAACACCGTCGCCAAGGCCGTCGAGTCCCTCGCCCCGCTTCCCATCGGCATGCTCACGCTCCACGCCTCCGGTGGCCGCGAGATGATGACCTACGCCCGCAAAGCCCAGCTTGCCTCCAAGCCCGACTTGCTGCTCCTCGGCGTCACCGTGCTCACCTCGATGGACGCCACCGGCCTCTGCGAACTCGGCGTCTCCGTGTCTCCCGAATCACAGGTCTCGCGTCTCGGCCAGCTCGCCTCCGACTCCGGCCTCACCGGTCTCGTTTGTTCGCCGCTCGAAGTCTCCATGCTCCGCAAACATCTTCCCGCCGGCATCCAGCTCGTCACGCCCGGCATCCGTCCCGCCGGTGAAGCCGGTGGCGATGACCAGAAACGTATCATGACTCCCGGCGACGCCGCCCGCGCCGGCTCCAGTTATATCGTTGTCGGGCGCCCGATTCTCAAAGCCAAGGACCCCGTCGCCGCCACCCGTGCCATCCTCGCCGACCTCGCCTCTGCCTGATCTTCAACTTAAACTTTGAACTTAAACTAAAAAACATGCCACGCACCGCCGCCATCCTTCTCGCCGCAGGCAGCGGCCATCGCATGAACGGGACCGTCGAGGACAAGATCCTCGCCCCCCTCGGTGGTCGCCCGCTCTTCGTGCACTCGGCCACCGCGTTCGCCGAGAGCGGTGTCGCGGATTTCTACGTCATCGTTTACCGTGATCAGAAGCAGATGCTCGAGCTATCTGCCTACGCCCCGACTCCCGCCCTCTTCGTCCCCGGCGGCGAAGAGCGTCAGGACTCCGTGGCCGCCGCGCTCGCTGCTCTCCCGCCCGACATCGGCAAGGTGTTTATCCACGACTGCGCACGCCCGTTTGTCCGCGTCGACCAGCTCATCGCCCTGCACAAGATCGTTCTGCGCGAAGATGCCGTCGTCCTCGCCCATCGCGTGACCGACTCTATTAAAGAGCACCGTGCCGACGGCCACCTCAAGTCCCTCAACCGCGACAAACTCTGGGCCATGGAAACCCCCCAGGTTTTTGCCCGCGATCTGATCGACGCCGCCTACGCCAAGGTCGCCAAGAAAAAGCTCCACATCACTGACGACGCCGCCGCCGTGGAACTCCTTAAACACCCCGTCGCCATCTTGGAAAACTCGCACGCCAACCCCAAGCTCACCACGCCCGCCGACCTGCCTTGGTTCGAGTATCTCCTCTCGCAATCGCAGTCATGACCTCCCTCCGCATCGGTCACGGTTACGACATCCACCGCATCGTCGCGGGACGTCCGATGATCCTCGGCGGTGTGCGCTTCGAAGCCGACTACGGCCTCGACGGTCACTCCGATGCCGACGCCCTCACCCACGCGATTTGCGACGCGCTCCTCGGCGCCGCCGCCCTGCCCGACATCGGTCATTTTTTCCCCAACACCGATCCCGCCTACAAGAACATCGATTCGCAGGTTCTGCTCCAACGCGTGACCGCCGAGCTCGCCAAGCTCGGTTGGCGCATCGTCAACATCGACGCCTCGGTCATCGCCGAAAAACCCAAGATCTACCCGCGCCTCGCCGAGATGAAGTCCGCCCTCGCGCGCTCCACCGGACTCGGCGTCGGCCAGATCGGCCTTAAGGCCACCACCAACGAGGGCGTTGACCAAATCGGCGAGGGTCTCGCCATCGCCGCCCACGCCGTCGCGCTCATCGAGCACGTTTAACTTATCCATGCGTCCGTCCGCCGCCCGTCCTCCGTCCTCCGTCCTCTGTCTTCTGTCCGCCGTCCTCTGTCTTCTGTCCATCACCGGCTGCACCAAACGCGAAACCGCCGTCGAACGCGGTAACCGCGAACAGATTCTCATCCGCGGCATGGGCCCCGAGGTCGCCGATCTCGACCCGCACCTCGCCACCACCGCCAACGATTATACCGTCCTCTCCGCTCTCTTCGAGGGACTCGTGGCCGAAGACCCGCAGACTCTCGCCCCCGTCCCCGGTGTCGCCGAACGCTGGGAACTGTCCGCCGACGGGCTCACCTATACGTTTCACCTTCGCGCCAACGCCCGCTGGTCTAACGGCGAGCCGGTCACCTCGCGCGATTTCATCGGCTCCTGGAAACGCGTGCTCACGCCGTCCCTCGCCGCCGACAACGCGTATCTTCTCTACATCGTCCAGAACGCCGAGGCGTTTCACAAAGCCAAGCTCACGAATTTTTCCCAGGTCGGCTTCTCCGCACCCGACGACCGCACCGTCCGCATCACGCTCGAGCACCCCGCCGCCTCCTTCCTCTCCATGGTGCAGCACTGGGTGTGGTGGCCCGTGCACGTGCCCACGCTCGAAAAATCCGGCTCACCCTACACGCGCGGCAACCGCTGGACGCTCCCCGCCACGTTCGTCGGCAATGGTCCGTTCGCCCTCAAGGAATGGCGCACCGGCCAGCACATCGACGTGGTCAAGTCCGCCACCTACTGGGACGCCGCGACCGTCCGCCTGAACGGCATTCGCTTCCTGCCCATCGAGGATCTCAACGCCGAGGAACGCGCGTTCCGCTCCGGCCAGCTTCACCTCACCGAGGCCATGCCCGTCGCCAAGGTCGACGCCTACCGCAAGGACAACCCCGCCGTCCTCCGCATCGATCCGTATCTCGGCACCTACTACTACACGCTCAACACCAACCGACCTTTCCTTAACGACGTCAAAGTCCGCCGCGCCCTCGCCCTCGCCGTGGACCGCGCAGGCATCGCCGAAAAAATCCTTCGCGCCGGCCAGCAACCCGCCCACGCCTTCACCCCTCCAGGCACCGCCGGCTACACGTCCACCTCCGGCATTGCCACCGACTTCAACGAAGCCCGCCGCCTGCTCACCGAAGCCGGTTATCCCGAAGGCAAAGGCGCGCCCGTCCTCGAAATCCTGCTCAACACCTCCGACAACCATCGCATCATCGCCGAGGCCATGCAGGCGACCTGGCGCGCCGAGCTCGGCTTGGAAATCCGCCTGCTCAACATGGAAGGCAAAAGCGTGCTCGCCGCCCGCCGCGCAAAAGATTTCCAGATCCTGCGTTCGTCCTGGATCGGTGACTACAACGACCCCGCGACGTTCCTCTCCGTGTGGACGGCCGACAGCGGCAACAACCACAGCGGCTGGAGCAACCCCGCCTACGACCAGTTGCTCTTCCAAGCCGCCCGCACCTCCGACGCCACCGCTCGCAACGCACTCTTTGAACAAGCCGAAGCGATCCTCATCGCCGATGCACCGTTCGTCCCGATCTATCATTACACGCACGTCTTCCTGTTAAACCCATCCGTGCAAGGCTGGCATCCAACGATCCTCGATCACCACCCCTACAAGCACGTTTGGCTTCAAAGCCAGTAGTCCACACTGACGGCGCTCCAAACTTTTTATAGAACTATATTTGAGAATGTTCGCTAATTATGAAATCCAAACGAATCTTTTTTGTCGCGATATTTTTATTAATACTAGGTGTCAGCTTATGGTGGTCTATATCCCCAAAAAAGCCGGCCGAATCGTCGCATGCGGCTGCGTTAATCGAACCCTCACAAGAACCAACGCAGCAAATCACGGAACCGACCTTAATCGTTCCGCCTCCTCGCAACGCAAGCCCTGAGGATCTGCATCAATGGTGGCTTAAAATGTCTAAGCTAGATCAAAAATTTGAATGGAAGATGCCAATAGAGTTTTACGGAAAAGTCATAGATGATGAAGGGCTTCCAGTATCGGCCGCAATCGTAAGCATGCATTGGACCGATATCTCTCCCAATGGCACCTCCGAACGGACTATGACAGCTGATACTCAGGGAAATTTTAGTTTAAACGGAGTTAACGGTAAGCGCTTAATTATTCGTATAAAGAAAGATGGTTACAGAATATATGATAGCGGCAACCGATTCAGCTTTGAATACGCTGCCTACTATGAACCGGAGTGGCACGTTCCGAATGCAGGCAACCCGGTCATCTTTAAGATGCATAAAAACCGCCAGGCCGACCCGCTTGTTGTTCGTGAAAATCAAGAGGCTGAACTTTCCTCAGGTCAAAAGCGTTCCTTTGTTATAGGCCCCAAAGGTGCGGCCGTGATGGTGGAACGTTTGCCCAATATAGATACTAGCCGCAAGGGTTGGGCGGCCCGTATAAGCGTTCCCGGTGGTGGTCTCGTTATATCGACAGTAGAGTTTCCGATTGAGGCTCCAGAAACTGATTACATGGAAACCATTGAGGTAACAGATAAAACACCCAAGCCAGTTGTTTGGCAGGGCGATAACGGCGCAGCCTTTTTTGTTAAAACGCAGCAAGGGTATGGTCGGGTCACAGTGCGCAACACACCTGGCGCGGCTTGGGTCTATGTCACGTCCTACTTTAATCCGAACCCGGCCAGCCGGAACTTGGAATTTGATCCCGCCAAAGTGATAAAGCCCGCGCCGTAACGTCTGCGCAACGTCCCCAATCACCAAACGGCACACGTCGCGCCAGCCCTCCGCAGCCTCCGAGCCGTCAAGCAGTCTACTTCCTCCTCCGCCCGCGATAACGCGTGCTCCGTCCGGTGGAGTGCAACCCCGCTGGGAGCGGCCTGGACGGTGCAGTGGCTCGCGCGAAGCGGCACTCCGCCAGTCCGCGCCGTCACGTCTACGACGACCGTGCTCTGTGCCGCCTGTGCACGGAGGTATGCCCTCTTAAAGGTGACCGAAGGACACTTCAGATCCCGCCCAGCCTGCTTATGCGCTATGCTTGATCCACGTCATTGTTTTTTCCGCGAGGCGGTCGAACGCAACCACGCAGGCTTCGAGGTGTTCTTCTTTCGTGTCTTCGATTTTGTTGTGACTGATGCCGTGCAAACTTTGCACGAACATCATCACCGTCGGCACGCCCGCTCCGCACATTTCCGCCGCATCGTGCAACGGGCCCGACGGCATGCGGTGCGATACTCCGCACGTTTCCTTAATCGCCTCGTCGCAGAGTTCGATTAACTCCGGCGCAAACGGACGCGGTTCGATGTGCCACAACCGTTCCCACTCCACGGTCATGCCTCCCTCCATCGCGAAGCGTTCGCTGGCCGCCTTCGCCTCGGCCAGCATGCGCGCCAGCGCGTCCGCATCCAGATGCCGTTGATCGAGCGTGATCCGGCACTCCGCCACCACACTTGTCACGATCCCCGGCTTCGTCGTGCAGGATCCGATCGTGCACACGCCGCCGTTCCGGTCCGTGATCGCATAAATTTCCGGACTCATCCGTGCCGCCGCCAGGAACGCATCCTTGCGCCGATTCATCGGCGTGCTGCCCGAGTGCGCCGCCTGGCCGCGAAACGTGATCGCATGCCGTTCCACGCCGAACGTCCCCAGCACTGCGGCCAGCGGCAGGTCGAGGTCCAGCAGCACCGGACCTTGCTCGATGTGCAATTCGATGTAGGCGGCCGCGGACTTCAACTCCACGCCGCTGTCCTTCACGCTCTCAAACTCCAGATCACACGCCTGCAACGCCTCGGGCAACCTCGTGCCCGTTTTGTCCGTCAACTTTCGTGCCTCGTCCATGTCGAGCGTGCCCGCGCATGCCGACGAACCGAATAAACTTTTCCCAAAGCGCGCACCTTCTTCGTCCGCCCAATCCACGAGCCGCACCGTCACCGGCGGGCGTCCACCATATTGCGTTACGATGCGCCGCAGAATCTCCACGCCCGCGACCACGTTGAGGCAGCCGTCGAGCCAGCCGCCGTTCGGAACCGAATCCAGATGACCGCCGATCACCAGCGCGCGCTCGGAATCACCCTTCAACGTCGCCCAGAAATTCCCCGCCGCGTCCGTGTGCATTTCCACCGGCAGCTCCTCGAGCTTGGCGCGCAGCCACGCGCGCGCGCTCAACCACGTTCCGCCAAACGCCACGCGTTGCGCACCGTTTTCATCACCGGTGAGCCGGCGCAATTCCTTCAGCTCGGCCACTGTTCGCTTCGGATCTAAGGTCATGACATGTCGTGAGGTTGAGGCGGCCGGCATGCCCCGCTGCAGTTTAGGCACGGCCGATGCTAGAACCATGAGTCAGCAACTAATGAGCCAGCCCGCGTTCTCGCCCGCTCGCTCTCGCACGAATGATCTTTCAACAAGACACGCCCGCCGAGCACCCCCGGAGAACCTCACTCCCCATCCAGCGGCTCATTCCTGCGCACACCCACCGCGCACCGATTTTTTAACATGCCCACCCTATCCACTGTCGTCGACGGCCTGAAGCTTCCCAATCCTTTCATCATCGGCTCCGGCCCTCCCGGCACCAACCTCAGTGTGATCAACCGCGCGTTTCGCGAGGGCTGGGGCGGCGTCATTGCCAAGACCGTCAGTCTCGACGCCTCGAAGGTCGTCAACGTTTCCCCCCGCTACGCCAAACTCCACTCCAACAACGGCGAGATCATCGGCTGGGAAAACATCGAGCTCATCAGCGACCGTCCCTTCAAAATCTGGGAGGACGAATTCAAGCGCTGCAAAGATGCCCAGCCTCCCGGTGCGTTGATCGCCTCCATCATGGAGGAGTTCAACAAGGACGCGTGGATCGAGCTCGTGCAGCGTTGCGAGGCGGCCGGCGTCGATGCGTTCGAACTCAACTTCTCCTGCCCTCACGGTTTGCCTGAACGCAAGATGGGCGCCGCCATGGGCCAGGACCCCGCGATTCTCGAGGAAGTGTGCGGTTGGGTGAAGTCCGCCACCAAGCTCCCCGTCTGGGCAAAGATGACGCCCAACATCACCCACATCGAAGATCCGGGCCGCGCCGCACTTCGCGGCGGCGCCACCGGTCTCGCAGCCATCAACACGATCCGCAGCGTGATGGGCGTTAACCTCGAAACGCTGCGCCCCGAACCCACCGTCGAGGGCTACACCACGCCCGGCGGCTATTCGTCGAAAGCCGTGAAACCCATCGCACTTCGCATGGTCATGGAGCTCGCGACCATGATTCAGAAAGAATTCCCCGATCGCAGTCTCTCCGGCCTCGGCGGAATCGAAACGGGCGAGGACGCCGCGCAGTTTATTCTCCTCGGTGCCGACACCGTTCAAGTCTGCACAGGCGTCATGAAGTTCGGCTACGAATGCGTGAAGCCCATGCAGGACCAGCTCCTCGCGTTCATGGAAAAACACAAATTCGAGACCATCGCGGACTTCAAAGGCAAGAGTCTCCCCTACTTCACCACGCACGCCGATCTCGTCGTCAAACAAACCGCCCGCAAGGACGCCCAAAAAGCCGCGGTCGCCGCCTCCGCTTCAGCCACGAAAAAAATGGTCGCCAACGATGCGGAATGGACCGGCGACGATTTCGTCAAGCAGTCCAACGACCTCGCCCGCTAACGTCCGACCAACGGACGCGTCATGTCCCTTCCCATCTGTCAGAACTACATCGGCGGCCAGTGGATGCCCGCGTCGTCTTCAGCGACGACGCCCGTGTTCAATCCGTCGACCGGTGAGATTATCGCCACTTGTCCCGTCGGCACCTGCGTCGACGCCGAGGCCGCGATCGCAGCTGCTGCTGCCGCATTTCCTGCGTGGCGCGACACACCGCCTGTTGATCGCGCACGTGTATTTTTCCGCTATCGCCATCTGATCGAACAAAACTTCGAACGCATCACTGCGTTGATCTGCCGCGAACACGGCAAGACCGCCATCGAAGCCAAAGGCGACCTGCATCGCGGACTCGAAAACGTCGAATACGCCTGTGGGATCCCCACGTTGCTCATGGGCGACACGCTCGAAAATATCGCCCGCGGCGTGGATTGCGAAACAATGAACCAGCCGCTCGGCGTCTGCGTCGGCATCACGCCGTTTAACTTTCCTGCAATGGTTCCGCTCTGGATGTTCCCGTTGGGAATCGCGTGCGGAAACACCTTCGTTTTCAAGCCGAGCGAAAAAGTCCCGCTCACCGCCATCGCACTCGTCGAACTCCTCATCGAAGCCGGCCTGCCCAAAGGCGTGATGAACCTCGTTCACGGTGGTCGTGAAGTCGTGGACACGCTCCTCACCCATCCGACCGTCAAAGCCATTTCCTTCGTCGGCTCAACTCCCGTCGCCAAACACATCCACGAGACCGGCACGCGCCACGGCAAGCGCGTCCAAGCCAACGGCGGCGCCAAAAACTACATCGTCATCATGCCCGATGCCGACATGGGCAAAACCGTCGAAAACCTCGCCACCGCCGCCTTCGGTTGCGCCGGCGAGCGCTGCATGGCGGGCTCCACCGCGATCACTGTGGGCGCCGCCGCCGATAAACTTCTCCCCGATCTCATCACCGCAGCCAAGGCCATCAAGGTCGGCCCCACCGATCGCGCCGCGCAACCACACATGGGCGCCGTTATCACCGCAGCCCACCGCGATCGCATCGCCAGCCTGGTCGACAGCGGCGAATCCGAAGGCGCCAAAATTCTGGCCGACGGCCGCACACTCAAAGTTTCCGAAGCGCCCGCCGGTTTTTATTTTGGACCGACCATTGTCGACGACGTTCGAGACCACATGGCACTCGCCCGC
This portion of the Rariglobus hedericola genome encodes:
- a CDS encoding DUF3857 domain-containing protein; translation: MRLIFSFLALIITSGAWGASFTIAPPSSWVDPITLPDTTTLKAADPAYGYDYLLINHQVNVAESETFDQNAYRLTSASALGSGARITWSFDPTYETLTLHHLRVIRDGVVQERLREGVVQIIQQERDLDRHMLNGRLTAFVLLEDVRVGDVIDYASSRRGANPVFGGKYMEDLSTGWSVPVRHQRIRIIVPSDRPLTHKQLGDSVLIPSSIRSGNDTILTWEGRDLPVIQGEGELPSWYTPYPSLQLTEFKSWAEVASWAVPLYALPDVVPESVATKAAELTEGLSTAEDKTIALLNFVQQEIRYLGLELGPGTHRPTAPADVLARRFGDCKDKTLLFCTLMRASGLKAWPALVNTDYRDHIKDWVPSPYAFDHVIACVSRGQALWWVDPTLTNQKGGALYRGLPDYRLSLPVDRNTDALAPITRPELAQRRMEIDERFDVTAFDAPARFKVVSRYTGLSADSIRAYFARTSLDEITKEYVNYYATAYPGLTSTKPVSISDRAETNTVTIEENYSVPDLWKSEDSEPNILKANFYPQIISDYATQPSTRVRTMPLGISYPVNVLLTTRIHLHKDWEVPLTESTVTDHAFRLTDKMVGTGRLVTINYRWESLADNVPADKIASHVSAISRVRGTLGYNLTHNKAIAAANANTAGTSDVVPRFRFNWMPIVLILVTSVVMFYVGRHFYALPALMPPPVPAPDETNLVGLGGWLIVVALGVIGRPIFCIVQLIREFGAVFNLDTWEAITTPGSATYQAAFGPIIITEVIGNTLLITGGLWLAVFFFKRKRAFPGAFIALMVFILLFLSVDTWAVDTLLKSDEPEKTKTISEITKVVIQCAIWIPYMLKSRRVKLTFTR
- the ptsP gene encoding phosphoenolpyruvate--protein phosphotransferase; its protein translation is MSTDKRGKTETLVQGIAASQGIAYGQAFLYLQSDVEVPAYQVEPEKRMQEISRFDHAILVTRQQIQKIMSEVDKNLGPEEAQIFDAHLLVLEDQALISETIREFETSGRNIETCFNKVSQRYIKAFSEIDDEYLRERSGDIRDVAQRVLQNLLGHSSQNLSQLVEKRVVIANDISPSDAAGIDSSQALAIVTDSGSKTSHAVIVARSMKVPAVVAVRDLTKQVMPGDWVLVDGYEGLVILNPTQQTLFRYGQIQIQKKGFEQRLMEANRRPATTLDGVTITLRANIEKVDECALVKEYLADGVGLFRTEFLYLNAGHIPSEEDQFHAYKAVAESLAPSPVVIRTLDLGGDKPMAGHPHLFPKEDNPFLGYRAIRFCLDHPEIFKDQLRAILRASAHGDIRMMYPMISGRDELTRANVMLTECKEELKAKKIPFNAAVQVGAMIEIPSAAITSDVLAKDCDFFSIGTNDLIQYLLAVDRVNNRIAHLYEPTHPAVIRMLKLVVDEAHKNKIKVSVCGEMAGDSVYAPLLLGLGVDELSMTPPLIPAVKYLIRSMKLSDSQKLAEDALKLTSAKEIFTLCNEFSRMRVKLN
- the ispE gene encoding 4-(cytidine 5'-diphospho)-2-C-methyl-D-erythritol kinase, encoding MTLVLSSPAKLNLFLAITGRRADGFHDLVSVAAPLEFGDTLTVELRPAGFSLECDDPALEIDGTNLVLRAAQAFAEAASWTGGAHFSLQKRIPMGAGLGGGSSNASTALLALNQLAGGVLTMEELGTVAATLGSDCPLFLQDGPVIMRGRGESLRVPPPQAIDRLRGRRVLVFKPAFGISTVWAYRQLAAGAPASYLPSVAAETQLMTWMDDATAPAEELLFNNMEVPAFTKHIALPVALECLREEFDLAPRMSGSGSACFAFLPENAPVAAITARIRELWGAEAFVTETRLA
- the pyrF gene encoding orotidine-5'-phosphate decarboxylase, whose product is MPCDLILALDVPTREEAAPILRQLRGELRWVKIGLQMFTAYGPDYVKAVADEGFNIFLDLKLHDIPNTVAKAVESLAPLPIGMLTLHASGGREMMTYARKAQLASKPDLLLLGVTVLTSMDATGLCELGVSVSPESQVSRLGQLASDSGLTGLVCSPLEVSMLRKHLPAGIQLVTPGIRPAGEAGGDDQKRIMTPGDAARAGSSYIVVGRPILKAKDPVAATRAILADLASA